The following proteins are co-located in the Trichormus variabilis 0441 genome:
- a CDS encoding serine/threonine-protein kinase: MLAGKILQGGKYTLIQEVGRGGFGITFKATHHYLGHEVVMKTINERLRQHPDFAKFERQFQDEARRLATCIHPNIVRVSDFFVEDGLPYMVMEYIPGETLGDAFVLPAIPLPEETAIHYIRQIGAALQVVHNNGLLHRDVKPDNIILRQGTQEVVLIDFGIAREFNSGVRQTHTGLVSEGYAPIEQYLTQAPRTPATDVYGLAATLYALLTGQVPLPALLRDREQMPAPRELQPHLSAAVNQAVMRGMAVESRFRPPSVTEWLQLLPGSGINLPIHALPTHAVPTIDLSVHLQEKFSGAKTSGSVKKPSPLKNIALMAQKSGTSQLFLGVIIALVAAAAGFSATSLFSRSWTQPSAKPLFEERPMVPVGGKSQVDSPQKQDNTRQNSQNYSASETTPVSTSRRRRRNLTNQQTESPNPNSNSPEQSPQLNTGELQPRNYEQPGLSPNTSSTPSLVEKLREIRSSRTAKPANTTDTSPPSSTQNSTTPVEPPSNSIVVPVQPTEPKNSDSSVVVPTVEVKQNSSTESQIPAPSQKNEKFPENTQINN, encoded by the coding sequence ATGTTAGCAGGCAAAATTTTACAGGGTGGAAAATACACCCTCATCCAAGAAGTAGGACGTGGTGGCTTTGGCATTACGTTTAAGGCTACGCATCACTACTTAGGACATGAGGTAGTGATGAAAACCATCAACGAACGGCTGCGCCAACACCCTGATTTTGCAAAGTTTGAGCGTCAGTTCCAAGATGAAGCCAGAAGACTCGCCACTTGTATCCATCCTAATATTGTCAGGGTAAGTGATTTTTTTGTTGAGGATGGATTACCTTACATGGTAATGGAGTATATCCCTGGAGAAACCTTAGGAGATGCTTTTGTTTTACCGGCCATACCTTTACCAGAAGAAACAGCAATTCATTACATCCGCCAAATTGGGGCGGCATTGCAGGTAGTACACAACAATGGTTTGCTGCACCGGGATGTTAAACCAGATAATATCATCCTCCGTCAAGGTACACAGGAGGTAGTGCTGATTGATTTTGGCATTGCCCGTGAATTTAATAGCGGTGTGCGACAAACTCACACAGGGCTAGTATCTGAGGGCTACGCCCCCATCGAACAATATTTAACTCAAGCACCGCGCACACCCGCCACCGATGTTTATGGTTTAGCGGCAACTTTGTATGCACTGTTAACAGGACAAGTTCCCTTACCAGCATTATTGCGCGATCGCGAACAAATGCCAGCCCCCCGCGAACTACAACCCCACCTCAGTGCAGCCGTGAATCAAGCCGTTATGCGGGGTATGGCTGTAGAATCTCGCTTCCGTCCCCCAAGCGTTACCGAATGGCTACAACTACTACCCGGTAGTGGCATCAATTTGCCAATTCACGCATTACCTACTCATGCAGTGCCAACCATCGATTTGTCTGTGCATCTGCAAGAAAAGTTTTCTGGTGCTAAAACATCCGGTAGTGTTAAAAAACCATCGCCCCTGAAAAATATCGCCTTAATGGCTCAAAAGTCTGGCACTTCTCAACTCTTCCTGGGTGTCATCATAGCTTTGGTTGCTGCCGCCGCCGGATTTAGTGCCACCAGCCTGTTTTCCCGCTCTTGGACACAGCCATCGGCAAAACCCCTGTTTGAAGAACGCCCAATGGTACCAGTAGGTGGAAAATCTCAAGTTGATTCTCCCCAAAAGCAAGATAATACGAGGCAAAACTCGCAAAATTATTCCGCCAGCGAAACTACGCCTGTATCCACCTCTAGAAGACGCAGGCGTAATCTAACTAACCAACAAACCGAATCTCCCAATCCCAACAGCAATTCTCCAGAACAATCACCGCAACTAAATACAGGAGAATTACAGCCCCGCAATTATGAACAACCTGGGCTGTCACCTAACACATCCTCTACGCCATCCCTCGTAGAAAAATTGCGAGAAATCCGTTCATCTCGCACAGCCAAGCCAGCCAACACTACAGATACCAGTCCACCATCCTCAACTCAAAATTCCACCACACCAGTTGAGCCGCCGTCAAATTCTATAGTTGTGCCAGTACAACCCACAGAGCCAAAAAATTCAGATTCTTCTGTGGTAGTCCCTACAGTGGAAGTAAAGCAAAATTCCTCTACTGAGAGTCAAATTCCAGCACCGTCACAGAAAAACGAAAAATTTCCAGAGAATACACAAATTAATAATTAA
- the hemN gene encoding oxygen-independent coproporphyrinogen III oxidase, with protein MARHSDNCIQEATNIKFDANLLRKYDQPLPRYTSYPPATELRENFEERHFTEAIAIGNDKKTPISLYCHIPFCESACYFCGCNTVITQKKSIVEPYLNYLNRNIRQVANLTNNQRTVQQLHWGGGTPNYLSLPQVESLWQTLNDCFRFDENAEISIEVNPRFLTREYLFFLRDLGFNRISFGIQDFNFQVQQAVNRIQPEEMLFQVMDWMRDAGFASVNVDLIYGLPYQTLETFKSTVDKTIQLNPDRIAVFNFAYVPWLKPVQHLIPPAALPSSPEKLDILQMTIEKLTSHGYVFIGMDHFAKPNDELAIAQQNGKLHRNFQGYTTKPESDLLGFGMSSISMLHDVYVQNHKRLKNYYQGIDSETLPIEKGVKLNQDDIIRRTIIMELMCQFQLSPENIQEKYDLSFDSDFSEYFFPEKLPLQLLAADGLIRLFPDHIEVTPAGRLLIRNIAAVFDAYLQKSSTSGFSKAI; from the coding sequence ATGGCTCGTCACTCAGATAATTGTATTCAAGAAGCGACAAATATCAAATTTGATGCTAATTTGCTCAGGAAATACGATCAGCCTTTACCTCGCTACACCAGTTACCCGCCAGCAACAGAGTTAAGAGAGAATTTTGAGGAAAGGCACTTTACAGAGGCGATCGCCATCGGTAATGATAAAAAAACACCTATTTCGCTGTATTGCCATATCCCCTTTTGTGAAAGCGCCTGCTACTTCTGTGGCTGTAATACCGTCATCACACAGAAAAAATCAATAGTGGAACCTTATCTAAATTACCTAAACCGAAATATTAGGCAAGTAGCCAATTTAACTAATAATCAACGTACTGTTCAGCAATTACATTGGGGTGGTGGTACTCCTAACTATTTATCTCTTCCTCAGGTGGAAAGCCTTTGGCAAACTCTCAATGATTGTTTTCGGTTTGATGAGAATGCAGAAATTTCTATTGAAGTGAATCCGCGTTTTTTAACTAGAGAATATTTGTTTTTCCTCAGAGATTTGGGTTTTAACCGGATTAGTTTTGGCATTCAAGACTTCAATTTCCAGGTACAACAAGCAGTCAACCGGATTCAACCAGAGGAAATGTTGTTTCAGGTAATGGATTGGATGCGAGATGCTGGATTTGCCAGTGTAAATGTTGATTTGATCTATGGTTTACCCTATCAAACCCTAGAGACATTTAAAAGTACCGTTGACAAAACCATTCAACTAAATCCCGATCGCATCGCTGTTTTTAACTTTGCTTACGTACCTTGGTTAAAACCTGTTCAGCATCTAATTCCGCCAGCCGCTTTGCCTTCGTCACCAGAAAAGCTGGATATTTTGCAAATGACCATAGAAAAATTGACCAGTCATGGTTACGTGTTCATTGGGATGGATCATTTTGCTAAACCCAACGACGAATTAGCGATCGCCCAACAAAATGGTAAACTACATCGCAACTTTCAAGGATACACCACCAAACCAGAATCTGATTTACTGGGGTTTGGTATGAGTTCAATTAGTATGCTGCATGATGTATATGTACAGAACCATAAACGGTTAAAAAATTATTATCAGGGCATTGATAGTGAGACGCTACCCATTGAAAAAGGAGTCAAACTTAATCAAGATGACATTATTCGCCGCACCATCATTATGGAATTGATGTGTCAATTTCAACTTTCACCAGAAAATATCCAAGAAAAATATGATTTGAGCTTTGATAGTGATTTTTCCGAGTACTTTTTTCCAGAAAAATTGCCACTCCAATTATTAGCAGCTGATGGCTTGATTAGACTTTTCCCTGATCATATAGAAGTTACACCTGCCGGTAGATTGCTCATCCGCAATATTGCTGCTGTATTCGATGCCTATTTACAAAAGTCGTCAACTAGCGGTTTTTCCAAAGCTATTTGA
- a CDS encoding saccharopine dehydrogenase family protein: MTDRVLILGGRGRIGSSVAQDIATHTQAQITITGRSPASEKDITLASGGRMQFLVLDLAEVDKLRQAIAQSNLVIHCAGPFHYRDANVLKICIEQGVNYLDVSDHRSFTSKALKYHEEAVTAGVTAIVNTGIFPGISNSMVRHDVEQFDDAQKIHLSYLVAGSGGAGITVMRTTFLGLQYPFEAWLDGKWQIVQPYSEREVVKFPSPYNNSGVYWFDMPETFTLPEAFPSVKTVITKFGSVPDFYNHLTWIAAHVFPKWLMQRRSMIEFLSHVSHFMTDVTNNFSGIGVAVRSEVTGIKNGKQAVYCSTLVHENTAVASGHGVGSIAQFLLAGKLKKPGVWPVEKALPTELFLIAMANRGMNINHNWL; the protein is encoded by the coding sequence ATGACAGACCGCGTATTAATTCTTGGAGGACGGGGGCGGATTGGTAGCAGTGTTGCTCAAGATATAGCCACCCATACCCAAGCCCAAATTACAATCACCGGACGTTCCCCAGCGTCAGAGAAGGACATTACCTTAGCGTCGGGGGGAAGGATGCAGTTTTTGGTGCTGGACTTGGCAGAAGTTGACAAATTGCGACAGGCGATCGCCCAATCCAATTTAGTTATCCACTGTGCCGGGCCATTTCACTACCGAGATGCCAATGTGTTGAAAATATGTATTGAACAAGGGGTTAACTATTTAGATGTTAGTGACCACCGTTCTTTTACTAGCAAGGCTCTCAAGTATCACGAGGAAGCCGTTACTGCGGGTGTAACAGCAATTGTGAATACTGGCATTTTTCCGGGAATTTCTAACAGTATGGTACGTCATGATGTTGAACAATTTGATGACGCACAAAAGATACATTTAAGTTATCTAGTAGCTGGTTCTGGTGGTGCTGGCATTACAGTCATGCGGACTACTTTTTTAGGATTGCAGTATCCTTTTGAAGCTTGGCTAGACGGAAAATGGCAGATAGTTCAACCCTATAGCGAAAGAGAAGTAGTTAAATTTCCCTCTCCATACAATAATAGTGGAGTGTATTGGTTTGATATGCCAGAAACCTTTACATTACCTGAAGCTTTCCCCAGTGTAAAAACAGTTATTACTAAGTTTGGCTCAGTTCCCGATTTTTATAATCATTTAACTTGGATTGCTGCCCACGTTTTCCCTAAGTGGTTGATGCAGCGTCGTAGCATGATTGAATTCTTATCTCATGTCAGCCATTTCATGACAGATGTCACTAATAATTTTAGTGGTATTGGTGTGGCAGTCCGCTCAGAAGTGACGGGGATAAAAAATGGTAAGCAAGCCGTTTATTGCTCAACTTTAGTACATGAAAATACAGCCGTTGCTTCTGGCCATGGGGTAGGCAGTATAGCACAATTTTTGCTAGCAGGTAAGCTGAAAAAACCAGGGGTTTGGCCTGTGGAAAAAGCGTTACCAACAGAATTATTTCTAATAGCTATGGCAAACCGAGGCATGAATATTAACCATAATTGGTTATGA
- a CDS encoding N-acetylmuramoyl-L-alanine amidase, with amino-acid sequence MRYGIDIGHNCSPDTGARGIKFEDNLTLDVGNRVISKLKALGHEVISCKPDRATSVKDSLSQRCNKANANKVEVFVSIHFNAFNGQANGTEVFATSDNGRRIAKPVLDEIIKLGYFNRGVKSGSHLFVLRNTNMPAILVECCFIDAQKDMNLFDPEATANAIVKGLTGKLPTTPVPSVPDEEQNIDTSILRLQKSLNRLKITDRSNKSLVENGQLNAETKFAIERFQGIVGLEKTGIVNEATWNAINLILAKRIIRQNHAGGPVVRYLQFRVGVEVDGIYGAQTEAAIKRFQRQNGLLADGIIGPMSWQKLIG; translated from the coding sequence ATGAGATATGGAATTGATATTGGTCATAATTGCTCACCAGACACCGGAGCTAGAGGGATTAAGTTTGAAGATAATCTCACTTTAGATGTAGGCAATCGAGTCATATCTAAGTTAAAAGCTTTAGGACATGAAGTAATATCCTGTAAACCAGATAGAGCTACTTCAGTCAAAGATTCTCTCTCTCAAAGATGTAATAAGGCTAATGCCAACAAAGTAGAGGTTTTTGTTTCCATCCATTTTAATGCTTTTAATGGACAAGCCAACGGTACTGAAGTATTTGCCACGAGTGATAATGGTAGAAGAATCGCCAAACCAGTATTAGACGAAATTATTAAGTTAGGATATTTTAATCGTGGGGTTAAAAGTGGTTCTCACCTGTTTGTTTTGCGTAATACAAATATGCCAGCAATATTGGTAGAGTGTTGCTTTATTGATGCCCAAAAAGACATGAACTTATTTGATCCGGAAGCAACTGCTAATGCAATTGTCAAGGGATTAACAGGAAAATTACCAACTACTCCTGTACCTTCTGTTCCAGATGAAGAACAAAATATAGATACGAGTATTTTGAGACTACAAAAATCATTAAATCGTCTCAAAATTACAGATAGAAGTAATAAATCTCTCGTTGAAAATGGCCAACTTAATGCAGAGACAAAGTTTGCTATAGAGAGATTTCAAGGCATCGTGGGACTGGAGAAAACTGGCATCGTCAATGAGGCAACATGGAATGCCATCAATCTGATTTTAGCTAAAAGAATTATCAGACAGAACCACGCTGGTGGCCCGGTGGTGAGATACTTACAATTCCGAGTAGGAGTTGAAGTTGATGGTATTTATGGCGCGCAAACAGAAGCAGCAATTAAAAGATTCCAAAGACAAAATGGTTTGCTGGCCGATGGAATTATTGGGCCAATGAGTTGGCAGAAATTAATCGGTTAG
- a CDS encoding prephenate/arogenate dehydrogenase produces the protein MQIGILGLGLIGGSLGYDLRSQGHHVLGVSRKQSTCETAVSLGSVDEASVDISLLTAAEVVFICTPIGLIVPQVEQLINHLPQSTVVTDVGSVKAPIVEAISPLWENFVGGHPMAGTTDSGIESAQRNLFAHRPYVLTPEPTTPKGAIALVEEIVRSLGAKIYYCQPEQHDRAVSWISHLPVMVSSSLIAACISETDPEVLQLAQNLASSGFRDTSRVGGGNPELGVMMAQYNRQALLGSLHQYRRNLDEVIALVEQENWSALETKLHTTQQARPNFVDEI, from the coding sequence ATGCAAATTGGAATTTTAGGTTTAGGCTTGATTGGCGGTTCATTGGGTTATGATTTGCGATCGCAAGGTCATCATGTTTTAGGTGTTAGCCGCAAGCAATCTACTTGTGAAACAGCAGTTTCCTTAGGTAGTGTTGATGAAGCCTCCGTTGACATAAGCTTATTAACAGCCGCAGAAGTTGTATTTATTTGTACACCTATCGGTCTTATTGTTCCCCAAGTGGAGCAGTTGATTAATCATCTACCCCAGTCCACTGTGGTGACTGATGTTGGGTCAGTGAAAGCACCGATAGTTGAAGCGATTTCCCCTCTGTGGGAAAACTTTGTCGGTGGTCATCCAATGGCTGGGACAACAGATAGTGGGATAGAATCTGCCCAAAGAAATTTATTTGCTCATAGACCTTATGTGTTAACACCAGAGCCGACAACACCCAAAGGAGCGATCGCACTTGTAGAGGAAATTGTGCGATCGTTAGGGGCTAAGATTTACTATTGTCAGCCAGAGCAACATGACCGCGCCGTCAGTTGGATTTCCCATTTACCTGTCATGGTCAGTTCCTCCTTAATTGCCGCCTGCATCAGCGAAACTGACCCGGAAGTTTTACAATTAGCCCAAAACCTTGCTAGTTCAGGTTTTCGAGATACTAGCCGCGTTGGTGGTGGGAATCCAGAGTTAGGGGTGATGATGGCGCAATACAATCGCCAAGCATTACTGGGGTCATTGCACCAATATCGCCGTAATCTTGATGAGGTAATTGCTCTAGTTGAGCAGGAAAATTGGTCAGCTTTAGAAACCAAGTTACACACAACGCAACAAGCCAGACCTAATTTTGTGGATGAGATTTAG
- a CDS encoding pentapeptide repeat-containing protein translates to MNVEELLAQYATGVINFSGVDLSEANLSGVKLCGVNFSQANLSIANLSGSNLSEADFSHAKLNVARLSGANLTNAIFNHSSLNVANLIRSDLSRAQLRGASLVRAELIRAELSRVDLSEANLNSADLREATLRHANLRHANLNGASLKGASLVGANLEMANLNGSDLSRCDLTSANLRDAELKQVNFRHANLSGADLSGANLRWADLSGVNLSWADLSNAKLSGANLVGADLSNANLTNASLVHANLIQAKLIRAEWVGADLTSAILTGAKLYSTSRFGLKTEGLICQWIDLSPTGDRSIIQRFDTEDPREFFNETPPTIQIVIDAALEAEANFALAGAYYHIAQEYSILKQPPSMEISRRRTVFTFRVDNDADLLPTACMAILPFKDAVNTQKNIYALLAMMEQENISSLGIKTPHRVKELTSAIAEAISQAQTMKKTKKNLHLAAKIEFFQAPTQTILTNSSAQTLIVHDSPNFGKRFINSSITEMTFSSDVSGESLPHNLPGLNTLTDFVNSFHYVNE, encoded by the coding sequence ATGAATGTAGAGGAATTGCTGGCACAATATGCGACTGGAGTCATCAATTTTAGTGGTGTTGACCTCTCGGAAGCTAATTTGAGTGGTGTCAAACTCTGTGGTGTGAATTTTAGCCAAGCAAATTTGAGTATAGCTAACCTGAGTGGATCAAATTTGAGCGAAGCTGACTTCAGCCATGCCAAACTGAACGTAGCTAGACTGAGTGGTGCCAATCTCACTAATGCTATTTTCAATCATTCCAGCCTCAATGTTGCTAATTTAATTCGTTCTGACCTCAGTCGCGCTCAATTACGTGGGGCTTCCTTGGTACGTGCTGAGTTAATTCGTGCGGAACTCAGTCGGGTTGATTTGTCGGAAGCAAACCTCAACAGTGCTGATTTGCGAGAAGCTACACTCCGCCACGCCAATCTTCGCCACGCCAATTTGAACGGAGCCAGCTTGAAAGGTGCATCCTTGGTAGGAGCTAATTTGGAAATGGCTAACCTTAATGGCTCTGACTTGAGTCGTTGTGATTTAACCAGCGCCAACCTGCGAGATGCTGAACTAAAACAGGTAAACTTCCGCCATGCTAACCTTAGTGGTGCAGATTTGAGCGGAGCGAACCTCCGGTGGGCTGATTTGAGTGGTGTAAACCTGAGTTGGGCTGATTTAAGTAATGCAAAATTGAGTGGTGCTAATTTAGTCGGCGCAGACTTGAGCAATGCCAATTTAACAAATGCTAGTTTAGTCCATGCCAATTTAATTCAAGCAAAATTAATTAGAGCAGAATGGGTGGGTGCTGATTTAACCAGCGCCATTTTGACTGGTGCAAAACTTTACTCTACTTCCAGATTTGGCTTAAAAACAGAGGGTTTGATTTGTCAATGGATTGACTTAAGTCCTACAGGCGATCGCTCCATTATCCAACGGTTTGACACTGAAGATCCACGAGAATTTTTCAACGAAACCCCACCAACCATTCAAATTGTTATCGATGCAGCTTTAGAAGCAGAAGCGAACTTTGCCTTAGCTGGCGCTTACTACCACATCGCCCAAGAATACTCCATCCTCAAACAACCCCCCAGCATGGAAATCAGTCGTCGTCGGACTGTGTTTACATTCCGGGTAGATAATGACGCGGACTTATTACCTACAGCCTGTATGGCAATTTTACCTTTTAAAGATGCTGTTAATACCCAAAAGAATATTTATGCCCTGTTAGCCATGATGGAACAGGAAAATATATCTTCCTTAGGAATAAAAACACCCCATCGGGTGAAGGAATTAACAAGTGCGATCGCGGAAGCTATAAGTCAGGCACAGACCATGAAAAAAACCAAAAAGAACCTGCACTTAGCTGCAAAAATCGAATTTTTTCAAGCTCCAACCCAAACCATATTAACTAATTCCAGCGCTCAAACTTTGATTGTTCATGACAGCCCCAACTTTGGTAAGCGATTTATCAACTCCTCAATTACCGAAATGACTTTTTCATCCGATGTATCCGGTGAATCTCTGCCACATAACTTACCTGGGTTAAACACACTTACAGATTTTGTTAACAGTTTTCACTATGTGAATGAATAA
- a CDS encoding DUF1517 domain-containing protein encodes MFNKMMGRTRYVVFRLFLHLSGSDIAPILGELNRIARDAINAEGELEVLGEGLVELSETLLRYDEYWLSAANEGDVFWNEGEAGDYVNELFSDSAARYGADLELDTDDFDRPLSLPATRNIVIMTTVAYEGEVPELETDLANIQALQEALKALINLHYKHKLRAIQVHFSPARLGDELSNDQLLQYYPELIPL; translated from the coding sequence ATGTTTAACAAAATGATGGGTCGGACTCGTTATGTAGTATTTCGGTTATTTCTACATTTAAGCGGGTCTGACATAGCTCCCATATTAGGAGAACTCAATCGGATTGCGAGAGATGCAATCAATGCCGAAGGAGAATTGGAAGTTTTAGGAGAAGGATTGGTAGAACTATCCGAGACCCTACTACGCTACGATGAATACTGGCTCTCTGCTGCCAATGAAGGTGATGTATTTTGGAATGAAGGCGAAGCCGGAGATTACGTCAACGAATTATTTAGCGATTCTGCTGCCAGATACGGTGCTGATTTAGAATTAGATACTGATGACTTTGATCGCCCCCTCTCGTTACCTGCAACACGCAACATTGTCATCATGACTACAGTTGCCTATGAAGGGGAAGTACCGGAGTTAGAAACTGATTTGGCTAATATTCAAGCGTTACAAGAAGCCTTAAAAGCCCTAATTAATCTCCACTACAAACACAAGCTCAGAGCCATCCAAGTGCATTTCTCACCAGCACGGTTAGGGGATGAACTGAGTAATGATCAGCTATTGCAATATTACCCAGAGTTGATACCTTTATAA